The following DNA comes from Salegentibacter mishustinae.
CTTAATAAGCGAATCATATTTTTTTAGATTCTCCAGTATTCTGAAGGTAATTGTCCCAAATCGGATTTTCAGATTCTGTACCGCGATCATTTGATCGTGATAATCTTGCTTCCAGTTTTCAGGGTTTTTAGCTTTCTCTTCAGCAATTTTATTTTCGGCTATTTTAGAAATATCGAGAATGTATTGGGTACGTTTTTTCGCATCGGTCTCGTTGGTAAAATTTCTGTCAAACTCCTTCGGGTCTATTTCAAGGATTTGCACCAAATTTTCCTGCATCGCTTTTTCCTGAAGCTCTTTTAATTCATCCAGATTCTTATTTATAGATTCCCACTCGGTTTCTATAAGATCCTTATCGTGTGTAAATTGCGCCACAGTTGTGGTGAGTTTCAGCATTTCGGTACTTTGCTGTTTTAGCTTTTTATCGCCCCAACCAAGAGAATTTATAAAGCTGCCTATTCCGTCAAAAACGGTTCCTGCAAACATTCCCGTAAAAGGAGTGCCCTGTGCAAGGTCGCCGGTAACCGTTAGAATATGACTCAAAGCTGAAAGCCGGGCATCATTTTTCTTTTCCTCTTCTACAAATTTCCTAAACTGCCCAAACCATTCCTGGTAACCTTCGTAATGCATGGGATTACTCACCTGGTCTAAAGTAGCATAAAATTCACGGGAAGCATTAAAAAGGTTTAGTGGCTTGATCTCACGCTCCATGGAGGCTAGATTTAGCACGGCCGAGCTATAATTATATTTGTAAACGCTAATGGTATTTTTATCTATTTCCTCCTGTCTTTCTTCAAGAAATTTAACACGCTCCAATAGTTTTTCCACCTTTTCTGCGGAAGAATTTGTGTTTTGTATACTTTCATCAAGATTGCTAATTTTAGAATCTATTTCCTTGATTCTAAACTCCAGGTTCTGGCTCAATAAACTTCGCTCTCGATTAAGCTCCTGAAGCACTTGTTGAGTTACCGATTGGTCATCGGCAAAGCTTTGTGCGGAAATATTCTGAAAAAGCATTCCTGAAACCAACAGGAAAATAAAACTTAATTTATTCATTATCAATAATTTTAATCAGCTATATGTTCATTTATTAACGAGCTGAAGGTAATCATATTTTATGCCACTTAAATTGAAAAAATTATTTAGCTAATTTTCCTAATCTAAAAAGTATAGGAAATACTACTTTGTTCTTAGCACCAAATGTTGCTTTGAGTTCTTCTTCAATTAGATCTACAGGGTTTTCTCCATTTGCCTTTTCGTAATGTTTTACGGCACTCCAGGTTTTTAAATAGCCAATTAAATGAGTGAATGTCCATTGATATTCTTGCTTAAATCGCGGCGATTCAATTTCTATAAATGGAAAAGGGATAGTTTTATATTTTTTATCTAAATACTTGCGTTCTTCATCCCAAAAAGGACCAACAATATCATGATAAAATTTAAGGATAACTTCATCGGTTTCTGGGTTGCTTTTAAACAACGAATATCCTATCACTGCGATGATGCCATCGGGTTTTAAAACACGTGCTACTTCTTTATAAAAAGCTTCAAAATTAAACCAATGAATAGCCTGTGCTACAGTAATTAGATCGAAACTATTATCTGGAAAGTTAGTTTTCTCTGCAGCCTGCACCGAATAATGAATATTTGGCTGTCTTATTGCATTGTCCAATTGTTGTTGACTTATATCGGTTGCCTGTACTTCTTTAAAGAACTTTGCAAGTGCACCCGCCACCTGACCATTTCCAGTTCCACAATCCCAGGCTTTTTCAGTTTTATGGAGTTTTTCCTTCAGAAATTGATATAATTCCTGCGGATAAGTTGGTCTATATTTGGCGTAGGATGAAGACTTTGAAGAAAAATTATCTTTCATACATCATATTTATTTCATCTAAAATTAAGGAAATAAAGCATAAAAAAAGAGCCGCCTAACTGGCGACTCTTAAATAGTCTATATTTCGTATTTTTTATTGGTCTACCTCAACAGTATCAGGTTCCTGGCTGTAATCTGAATTATCTACAGCTCCAGGATTTCTGCTCATTGCTCCTTCTTCGGTTGGTGCGTCCATTTCCTCCATAACATCGGCAGCTTTATTAAAGAAAGATCTCAACTTATCTTTAGCATCATCTGCCTTCATATCTATCTCCTGAAGTTCAGCCTTAAGCTCATCTACTTCATCAGAAAGTTCTTCGTAAGAATTTTCCTGAAGTTTCTCCAGGGAAGCAATTGCGGTTTGCAACTGCGCACTCATATCTTCTTTAGAATTACTTATAGTATCTCCAATAACTTCAAGTTCTTCATTGGCTTCCATTCCAAAACTTTGGGCTCTTTCTGAAACTGCCGCGGCAAATTTCTGCAAGGCTGTCTCAGGATCAATTTCTTCCTGCATTTCCTCGTACTCATCTTCACCATCTATGTAGGTAAGATAGTCTGATACGGCACTCCCCTCATAGGCATAATTAGATACAGTATCTTCTTCTACCTCCATGGTCTGTTCGAATTCTATATCTGCATCCTCTTTTTTATTACCATCGTTACAGGCAAATAAAACACCAGAGGCCATAATTACCAGCCCGGTCTTTTTTATAAAATTAGGTGTGTGTAATGTCATTCTATTATTTTTTCTAAAATTCATTTCTCTTCTTTTTTGGTTGAAAAATAAAATTAGAAAAATACTCACAGCTTCAGTAAAATCAAGTGGTAAACTAATTTTAAAAAAACAGAAGAGTTTATAAGACTTAGTTAAATATGGAGTATAAGCAGGTTTAAAGGTGAAATTCTCTTAAAATAATTTCAGAGAAATCTTCAGCAATCATTGATAGCACAAAAATCAAGCACCCAAAGACTGGGTGTGACTTTACGCGCTGACTAAAAATATTTTATAGAAATCAAGAACCTCGAGGCAAGCCTCGCGAAATTAAACCCTTTAAGGATTATACGTTGAACCTAAAGTGCATTACATCACCATCTTTAACGATGTATTCTTTACCTTCTACACGCATTTTTCCGGCCTCTTTTACTTTAGCTTCACTTCCATAATGATCAAAATCTTCGTAAGCGATAACCTCAGCACGAATAAATCCTTTTTCAAAATCGGTATGAATTACACCGGCGGCTTGTGGTGCGGTAGATCCTACTGGAATTGTCCAGGCGCGAACTTCCTTTACGCCGGCAGTAAAATAAGTTTGAAGATTTAAAAGCTCGTAAGCTCCACGAATTAATTTAGCAGCTCCCGGTTCTTCCAAACCAATATCCTGAAGAAACATTTGGCGTTCTTCATAATCGTCCAATTCGGTAATATCAGCTTCAGTTCCTACGGCAAGTACCAATACCTCTGCACCTTCCTCTTTTACCGCTTCTCTAACTTTCTCTACATGAGCATTCCCTGACACGGCCGAATCTTCATCTACATTACAAACATACATTACCGGCTTATCGGTAATAAATTGCAATGGTTTTATAAATTCTTTTCTTTCGTCTTCGGTGAGATCTATAGCTCTAACAGATTTTCCGGCTTCTAAACCTTCTTTCACTTTAGTTAAAGCTGTCTGTTCTTTTTGTGCTTCTTTATTCCCGGTACGAGCTGCACGTTTAACTTTCTCCAACTTCTTATCGGTAGTTTCCAGATCTTTTAGCTGAAGTTCCATATCTATAGTTTCCTTATCCCTAATAGGGTCTATAGAACCATCTACGTGCACAATATTATCGTTCTCAAAACAACGTAAAACGTGTAGAATCGCATCGGTTTCCCTAATGTTTCCTAAAAACTGGTTCCCTAATCCTTCTCCTTTACTGGCTCCTTTCACCAAGCCTGCAATATCTACAATTTCTACGGTGGCCGGTTGCACTTTCTCTGGGTTCACCAAACTTTCTAATCGTTGAATCCTTGGGTCTGGAACGTTCACCACTCCAACATTAGGCTCAATGGTACAAAAAGGGAAGTTTGCGCTCTGTGCCTTTGCGTTAGAAAGACAATTAAAAAGCGTTGATTTTCCTACGTTTGGTAATCCTACAATTCCGGCTTTCATAATAATGATTTTTTGCGGCTGCAAATGTACATATTTTCTAGTGCAGCATCTAATTTCTTTTTAAGTACTATTAGTAAAAAATTTGAATAACTTAAAAATTAGAGTTCACTACAATAATCCTCGTTTTCATTAAGTTATTACGTATAAAACTCAAAGAAATTTAATTCTTTATTAAATTGGTGTAAAGATTGATGCTGAAATATCAAAACAAACAACCCAAACTTGTTATGAAAAAACTTCACCTTTTACTTTTTGTACTTACTTTAAGCCTTACAGGTTGTTATAATGATAGGGACGATTTGAATCCTTCCGGCAATAATAATCCTCAAATCCCTGAAGTACCACAGGAAACCGATAATCAATTTGTGGCTGAAGATGGGGAAGTTTATTTCACAGGATTGGAATGTAGCGGCAACGGAAATTATAATTTGGACACTGAAAATTTACTGCAAGACTTAATCATCCCAGATAATTTACCTGAATCTTTCGATTTATCTGAATTTCTACCACCGGTGGGCAATCAGGGCGAGTTGGGTTCCTGCACTTCCTGGGCTACCAGTTATTATATGAAATCTTTTCAGGAGAAAATTGAATCAGGATTACCTTATTCTGATGCAAATATTTTAAGCCCTTCTTACACTTACAATCAACTTACTTCAGATGATTGTGGTGGAACTTCAATTCAAGAAACTCTTGCATTAATAGAAGAACAGGGTGTTGCAGCGCTGGAAATTTTCCCTTATACCGAAAATGAATGCGAAACCCAACCCGACGATGCAACAATTGAAGCGGCTGCGCAAGCTAGAATAGCCGATTATAAAGCTTTAAGCGGAGAAAATATGATTGCCGAAATGAAAACTCTCCTTACCCGGCAACAACCCATAATTATAGGTGCAGTGCTTTCTCCAGAATTTGGGAAAACCGATAATTTTGGTCTAACAGCTTACCGGGAACACGCGGTAGATTATGAAGAAGTAACCTGCCATGCGATGTTAGTAGTTGGGTATAATGATGAATTTGGCGCTTTTAAAGTAGTAAACTCCTGGGGAGAAGCCTGGGGCGACAATGGTTTTGTTTGGATAGATTACCTGGCTTTTGAAAATGTTGGTGATATAGAAGCTTCTTTTAGAGTGATTAAGCAGGCTTATGTAGCCTACGATCTGTAATATTGCAGTTTGCTTATTCTCTATTAAAGGGTTTTCCATAATTTTTCTCAGCAATGTTTGCCAATTATTAGTTTAAGCTAACTTTGCGGCTATGGAAAATACCCGGGTTTTACATACGCTTAAAGAATATTTTGGTTACGATAG
Coding sequences within:
- a CDS encoding class I SAM-dependent methyltransferase; protein product: MKDNFSSKSSSYAKYRPTYPQELYQFLKEKLHKTEKAWDCGTGNGQVAGALAKFFKEVQATDISQQQLDNAIRQPNIHYSVQAAEKTNFPDNSFDLITVAQAIHWFNFEAFYKEVARVLKPDGIIAVIGYSLFKSNPETDEVILKFYHDIVGPFWDEERKYLDKKYKTIPFPFIEIESPRFKQEYQWTFTHLIGYLKTWSAVKHYEKANGENPVDLIEEELKATFGAKNKVVFPILFRLGKLAK
- the ychF gene encoding redox-regulated ATPase YchF; protein product: MKAGIVGLPNVGKSTLFNCLSNAKAQSANFPFCTIEPNVGVVNVPDPRIQRLESLVNPEKVQPATVEIVDIAGLVKGASKGEGLGNQFLGNIRETDAILHVLRCFENDNIVHVDGSIDPIRDKETIDMELQLKDLETTDKKLEKVKRAARTGNKEAQKEQTALTKVKEGLEAGKSVRAIDLTEDERKEFIKPLQFITDKPVMYVCNVDEDSAVSGNAHVEKVREAVKEEGAEVLVLAVGTEADITELDDYEERQMFLQDIGLEEPGAAKLIRGAYELLNLQTYFTAGVKEVRAWTIPVGSTAPQAAGVIHTDFEKGFIRAEVIAYEDFDHYGSEAKVKEAGKMRVEGKEYIVKDGDVMHFRFNV
- a CDS encoding C1 family peptidase, which encodes MKKLHLLLFVLTLSLTGCYNDRDDLNPSGNNNPQIPEVPQETDNQFVAEDGEVYFTGLECSGNGNYNLDTENLLQDLIIPDNLPESFDLSEFLPPVGNQGELGSCTSWATSYYMKSFQEKIESGLPYSDANILSPSYTYNQLTSDDCGGTSIQETLALIEEQGVAALEIFPYTENECETQPDDATIEAAAQARIADYKALSGENMIAEMKTLLTRQQPIIIGAVLSPEFGKTDNFGLTAYREHAVDYEEVTCHAMLVVGYNDEFGAFKVVNSWGEAWGDNGFVWIDYLAFENVGDIEASFRVIKQAYVAYDL